CCATGCCCTCCTTGACGATCACGGTGAGCCCGGCGTCATGGGCCTCGGCGAGCGCGGGCGCGGCCGAGGTCTCCAGGGCGTTGTAGGTGGCCTGGACCGTACGGAAGAGGGGTTCGCCGTCGACCGTGACGGCGAGGGCGGCCCGGATCGCGTCGGCCTGGGCGGGCCCGCTGGTGGAGAGGCCGACGGTGACGCCGTCGGCGGCCAGGGCGGCGAGGCGGTCGAGCAGTTCCTTGTCGGTGAGCGCCGGGCTGTCCGGGGTGACCGAGTGGACCTGGTAGAGGCTGAGCCGGTCGCCGAGGAGGTCGCGGGTCTCGGCGTACTGGCGTTCGAAGGTGGCGAGGCTGTGGTCCTTGACCTCGTGGTTCTCGGCCTCGACGCTCCAGTCGGCGGTGTAGGTGTAGCCCCATTTGCTGCCGACGACGAGGTCGGTGAAGGAGGGCCGGGCGTCCAGCCACTCGGCGAGGAACTCCTCGGCGCGGCCGTAGGAGCGGGCGGTGTCGACGTACCGGACGCCCTGCGCGTAGGCGGCGTCCAGGAGTTCGTGGGTGCGGGCGCGCAGGGCGTCGGGGTCGCGGTCGGCGGGCAGGTCGCGGTCCCGGTGGAGGTTGATGTAGCCGGGCCTCCCCACGGCGGCCAGGCCGAGTCCGATGT
This sequence is a window from Streptomyces parvus. Protein-coding genes within it:
- a CDS encoding aldo/keto reductase, coding for MPFAALAAATTPTAHIGLGLAAVGRPGYINLHRDRDLPADRDPDALRARTHELLDAAYAQGVRYVDTARSYGRAEEFLAEWLDARPSFTDLVVGSKWGYTYTADWSVEAENHEVKDHSLATFERQYAETRDLLGDRLSLYQVHSVTPDSPALTDKELLDRLAALAADGVTVGLSTSGPAQADAIRAALAVTVDGEPLFRTVQATYNALETSAAPALAEAHDAGLTVIVKEGMANGRLAGDEAPAVFQEIAADAGVGGDAVALALVLHQPWAGVVLSGAATVGQLSGNLHAAVVDLDDEQRAGLDALVEEPEAYWRHRAGLPWH